One segment of Salvia splendens isolate huo1 chromosome 20, SspV2, whole genome shotgun sequence DNA contains the following:
- the LOC121781503 gene encoding uncharacterized protein LOC121781503 codes for MRGNERRIPASVKLPERAIISQITLRSGQEYDGPRVKKDGKSTLTPLEKETRTEETGTGEAETGEVRTEDDDQSTNSKKAISRAADQHFPGLRVETEVEEIRRNMGESSKGNISNSERQVKPFPHRGEPRMKKEDPADFMEIFGKLKINLPFLQALKLPIFSKFIKEFIPGKTKPNGKIVIRETVSAVIQKRRIPSKRTDPGMFTLPISIGNINVEHVKCDLGASINVLPLSLYKKLEGVRMVDTKVVIQLGYRSCISPEGVLENLIVKVHDFLYPADFHVIKMSEYQPAESSGVLLGRPFLRTAKTIIDVFDVTICLDYHGEKFTFNIDEAMKKPLDIENMHAMDMINPLVQDFLETELMQEQVENSELSHSFDKEVASWCEAVNTLGMTDEELAEVILGFCKSPEITRSKELVCVANGEHLPAPEGLITKEPKKNLLPQETSATKKELKTLPPGLRYAYLEENEMFPVIVNSNLTRKQEEELLEVLRRNKTAIGWTLSDLVGISPDLCMHHIRLEDEAKPHRDPQRKLNPNMREEVLKEVLKLL; via the coding sequence ATGCGTGGGAACGAAAGAAGAATTCCTGCCTCGGTTAAACTACCAGAAAGGGCGATCATCAGCCAGATAACCCTGAGATCGGGCCAAGAGTATGATGGTCCAAGAGTGAAGAAAGATGGGAAGTCCACTCTAACTCCATTGGAAAAGGAAACCAGAACAGAGGAGACCGGAACAGGGGAAGCTGAAACAGGGGAGGTCAGAACAGAGGACGATGACCAGAGTACGAACAGTAAGAAAGCAATATCCCGAGCAGCTGATCAACATTTCCCAGGTCTAAGAGTAGAGACGGAAGTGGAAGAAATCAGGAGAAACATGGGAGAATCTTCCAAGGGAAACATTAGCAACAGTGAGAGGCAAGTGAAACCCTTTCCCCACAGAGGTGAACCTAGGATGAAAAAGGAAGATCCAGCGGACTTCATGGAAATTTTCGGGAAGCTGAAAATTAACCTACCGTTTCTCCAAGCTCTAAAGTTACCCATCTTCAGTAAGTTTATCAAGGAGTTCATCCCTGGGAAGACCAAACCCAACGGTAAGATTGTGATTAGAGAAACTGTGtcggcagtgattcagaagaggagAATTCCTTCTAAGCgtactgacccaggtatgttcactctcccCATCTCAATTGGGAACATTAATGTTGAGCATGTCAAGTGTGACCTAGGTGCttcaataaatgttttaccgctttcacTTTATAAGAAACTGGAGGGAGTCAGAATGGTTGATACGAAGGTTGTGATTCAATTAGGTTATAGGTCATGCATCAGTCCTGAAGGTGTTTTAGAAAACTTGATAGTtaaggtgcatgattttctgtatcctgctgatttccatgttattaagaTGAGTGAGTACCAGcctgctgagtctagcggagtgcttttaggaagaccatttCTACGCACCGCCAAGACAATCATTGATGTGTTTGATGTAACCATTTGTCTAGATTaccatggggagaagtttacctttaaCATTGATGAGGCTATGAAAAAGCCATTGGATATAGAGAATATGCATGCTATGGATAtgattaaccccctggtccaagattttcttgagacagAATTGATGCAGGAACAGGTGGAAAATTCAGAATTGAGTCACTCCTTTGACAAGGAAGTGGCTAGTTGGTGTGAGGCAGTCAATACACTGGGAATGACGGATGAAGAGTTAGCAGAAGTAATTCTGGGGTTTTGTAAAAGTCCTGAAATTACCAGGTCTAAGGAATTAGTCTGTGTCGCTAATGGGGAACATTTACCAGCACCTGAAGGATTAATTACCAAGGAGCCAAAGAAGAATCTGTTACCCCAAGAGACAAGTGCGACAAAGAAGGAACTGAAGACATTACCCCCAGGCCTCAGATATGCTTATTTGGAAGAGAACGAGATGTTCCCGGTAATCGTCAACAGCAATCTGACTCGGAAGCAGGAAGAAGAGTTACTGGAAGTGCTCAGGAGGAATAAGACAGCCATAGGATGGACTCTATCAGACCTGGTGGGGATCAGTCCCGAtctctgcatgcaccatattcgCCTGGAGGATGAAGCCAAACCTCACAGAGACCCACAGAGGAAGTTGAACCCGAATATGAGAGAGGAAGTTTTAAAGGAAGTACTCAAGCTACTTTAA